Genomic window (Chryseobacterium sp. H1D6B):
TCAATATTAATAAGGTTTTGAACTGCTCTTCCTTTAGCTGTTTTAGAACCTTCAGGAATTTCAAATACTCTCAGCCAGTAACATTTCCCTTTTTCTGTAAAGAACAGCATATACTGGTGGTTGGTTGCAGAAACAATATACTCTAAGAAATCTTCATCTCTAGTAGTTGCTGCTCTGTTTCCTACCCCTCCTCTGCTCTGAATTTTATATTCTGAAAGTGACGTTCTTTTTACATATCCTGCATGAGAAATAGTAAGAACTACAGAATCATTCGGAATAATATCTTCAATAGACATTTCTCCTCCTGAATAATCTATTTCAGTTCTTCTTTCGTCACCGTATTTTTCTTTTACTTCTGCTAATTCTTCTTTGATGATGTCATATCTTCTGCTTTCGTTGGCTAAGATATCTTCCAAGTTGCTGATTTCTTTCATGATCGCATCATACTCATCACGGATCTTATCAAGCTCCATCCCTGTAAGACGGGCCAAACGAAGATCTAGAATAGCCTGAGCCTGAATTTCAGAAAGATCAAACTCTTGAATAATCCCTTCTTTTGCCTGTTGCGGCGTAGAGCTGTGACGGATAATTGCAATCGCTTTATCTAGAGAATCCTGGGTGCCGATCACCTTCATGAAACCTTCTAAGATATGAGCTCTTTCTTTTGCTTTTTTAAGCTCATACTGCGTTCTTCTGATGATCACTTCATGTCTGTGATCTACGAAGTGGTGAATAATATCTTTTAGGTTTAACTGCTCTGGTCTTCCATGCACCAATGCAATATTGTTGACACTGAAAGAAGTCTGAAGCGACGTGTATTTATATAACATGTTGAGAACAACATTCGGAATAGCATCGTTTTTCAATTCGTAAACGATACGAAGACCTTTTCTGTCGGACTCATCTCTTATTTCGTAAATTCCAGGAATTTTATCATCTTTTACAAGCTCAGCTGTTCTTGCGATCATTTCAGCTTTGTTTACCTGATAAGGAATTTCTGTAACAATAATTGCGTTTCTGTTCCCTATTTCCTCAAAACTAACTTTTGCTCTTAGGACAACTCTTCCTCTTCCTGTATGGAAAGCATCTCTTACCCCGTCATATCCATAAATAATACCTCCTGTTGGAAAATCCGGAGCAATGATATGCTGCATCAATTCATCAATGGTAATGTCTTTATTGTCTATGTACGCAGCAATAGCATCTACCGCTTCTGATAAATTATGAGGCGCCATATTGGTTGCCATACCTACAGCAATACCAGAAGTTCCGTTTACTAGAAGATTTGGGATTTTTGTAGGAAGGACAGTAGGTTCTGTCATACTGTCGTCAAAGTTATTCTGGAAATCTACTGTTTCTTTATCAAGATCAGACAGGATATCATCAGAGATTTTCTTTAATCTAGCTTCGGTATAACGCATCGCCGCAGGCGGGTCACCGTCCATAGATCCAAAGTTACCCTGCCCGTCAACCTGAGGATAACGTAAGCTCCAAGGCTGAGCCATTCTCACCATTGCGTCGTATACAGAGGAGTCTCCGTGCGGGTGGTATTTACCTAAAACATCTCCAACAATTCTCGCAGATTTTAAATATTTTCTATTAGAAAAAACCCCTAATCCATACATACCATAAAGGACTCTTCTATGAACGGGTTTCAAGCCATCTCTTACGTCTGGTAATGCTCTAGAGACAATTACAGACATCGAATAATCGATATAAGATGACTTCATTTCATCAACAATGTTGATAGGAATCAGTCTTTCTCCTTCTTTTTGCATAAACAAATTTTATTATAATGATATTCAGACCCTTAGCTGTATGTCTGAAAATTATCTATTTCGGTTTTTTATTAACGTGCTAATTTACAAAAATTTTACCGATTTTTGCCCTAGAATTTATCCACAAAATCTTAAAAATTCTTAAAATATGAGCGTATTAAGTATAACTTTCCACTGCATGAAAGATAATATCGAAGAATGGGAAAATTATATGGATGAGTCATTAGTTTTAATGGCTGAAAACCTGATCGATGTAGACAAATATATTCTTTCTGAAGTACACAGTGATTATATTGAAGACGGCAAGAATTACAACCTTCTTTTGATCTTTGATAATGATGAGCTTCGGACCGATTTTATTGAGAGTGAATTGGTAAATATCGCAGAAATAATAGAGAAAAAGTTTGGAGAAAACATTATGATTTTTAATACTTTTTTAAATCCGAAGAAGTCAAGATTTTAAACCTGAATAAAAATGAAAAAGCCCTTTATACAAGGGCTTCTTTTATTTAATAAATTAAACTGTTTCTTTAATTTTCTGATCTTCAGTAAAAACTACTATTCTCTTATCAACTGAATGATCGAAAATAAAATACTTTTCTTTTCCCGCGGTTACCTTCCATGGTGAGGCGGTGCAGGAGGAGCCGGCGGCCGAGGCGGAAGCCTGCAGGAAGCCAGCATACAGATCAATACCGATGCGGCGATTATTTTAAGTAAGCCCTTCATATTTCTATTTTTTGGGATTGTACCATAAAACTATCAAGGTTAATGCCAAAGGACTATAAAAACATTCCAGATATATTTAGACCTTAGCTTTCATTAATCAATTCCGACCGTTTCACTTCTTTTTTCAAGCATAACGATATCTTTCCACTCTCCATTAAGCTTCCCTACTTTCTTACGGATACCCACTGTTCTAAATCCATTTTTCTGATGAAATTTTATTGAACCCTCATTTTCGGGGAAGATATTCGACTGTAATGTCCAAAAGCCGTGGTTTTCGCTGTCTAAAATCATCTTTTTAAGCAGCACTGAACCCAAACCAAGCCCCTGATATTTATTATCGAAATAAATGCTTACTTCTGCAACTCCTTTAAAGCATTCTCTTTTACTTACAGGTTTTAAAGCACACCAGCCTATCACTTCACTATCTTCGTTTTCCAGTACCCATCTGCAGTCGTTAAAAAATTCTGTATTCCAAACTTCTGAATTGGGAGCCTCTTTTTCAAAAGTGGCAATACCGCCGTCAATTCCCTGCTGAAATATTTCTAACACTTTCGCTTCGTCATTCGGAAGCATTTCTCTTATCTCGTAGTTCATTTTATTAATGATATTTTCTTTTATTTTTTCTTTTTATTCTGGAATAGTGGGTCTGTTTATTTTTTTCATCTTCAGAAACCACACTGATATTGCCGTCTACTTCCAGTACAGATAATTTTACATCGGCTATTGTACCAACACCATGTTCTCTTATTGCTTCTTCCAATTCATCTTTAGTAATTTTAACTTTATTCAGTGCTTTTTCATCTATCACACCATCTCTTATTAAAATCACAGGATCTGACTCCATAAAAGTTTCAAAAGAACGGTTGGAAAACATCAGTCTCTTTAAAACAAAATTAGCGGCAAACAGCACTAAAGCCGCAATAAGACCTCCCTGCAGCGAGGTGTCCTGGCCTACCATTGCATTCTGTACCGCATTAGAAATTAAAAGCAGCAAAACCACATCCCCTGCATTAAGCTGGGAAAGCTGGTTCTTACCGAATAAACGAATGGCAATTACCATAAACAGGTAGACACAGAGTGAGCGGACTACTACATCAAGAATCGGATTCACTGGATTTATTTATATACTCAAATGTATAAATTTTTATGATTGTGTCTGTAATTTTTAAAGAAGCTTATTGCACTTACTAAAGATAATAAAAAAAAGAACCGTTTAAAACATTTATTCCGGTAAGCTCATCACTGGCATAAAGTTTGAGAGTTTTGTTTCGAGTCAAACACAAATTATGAAACAATTATTTTTTTATTTAAGCATCCTGTTATTTTTCAGCAGCTGCGCAACCAGCAAAAAATCTGATCATTCTGAAATTTCATCAAAAATAACCAAACTCTTTAAGTCTGAAAAATCATCTGATCCTATCCCTTTAAAGGATTTAATTTCTTCTGATCTTAAAAACATACTCGATGAAGTAACGAATGTATCAAATGCTGATGCTGAAAGAGTAAAAAAGAGTGACCACCCTACTGATAAACCGTCTCTTATCGAAGGTTCTATTTTTACAGGAACGTATGACGGAGCTACAAAATATACCGTAAAGAAAATAATTATCAACGGAGATATTGCAGAAGCAGTTGTGGAACTTGAAGACAGCGGATCTTCTCCAACCGCCAAATGGGAAGACACTGTGTACCTCATCAATGAAAACGGCTGGAAAATAGACAATATTATTTTTCCTGAAAAAGTTGCTCTTAAAAATAAACTGAAAGATTTCATTTCAGAAACGAAAAAAGGATTTCAAGAGACAGCTAAAAAGTAAAATAAATTTATACCCACAATAAAAAAGCCACTTATAATAAGCGGCTTTACTTTTTTAAGGACATTGAGCGATCGGTACTTCGCTGCATACTGTTTTATTTAATCTTTCGCAGTATACACAGTATTTCTTGGGTTCTCCCCCGTACACTGATCTCAGCCCTTCTCTGTTTAGTTTCTTTACATTTTTCATATCGTTTAATTTTGTGGTTAGGTAAATTTAAAACGAAATTTCAATTATTTTATTACAAATTTATACTTAAAGTTTTCAGTATTTACATCTCAAATTTTCAATACTTTACACAATAAAAGCCATACGTCTGCATGGCTTTTATATTTATTTTTTATTGGAGAAATTATTCCAATTCTCTTTTCAAAAACTTTCCTGTCAAACTCTTTTTAGACTTCACAATTTCTTCAGGAGTTCCCTGTGCAATGATCTGTCCTCCGTATTTCCCTCCTTCTGGCCCTACATCAATCACATGATCTGCCAGTTTAATCACATCCATATTATGTTCAATGATAATGAATGAGTTTCCGAGTTCTACTAATTGATTAATGGCTTCCATCAGAATCTTTACATCTTCAAAGTGCAGTCCTGTTGTAGGTTCATCCAAAATGTAAAGTGTATTTCCGGTCTGTCTTTTTGACAATTCTGTTGCCAGCTTGATACGCTGTGCTTCTCCTCCTGAAAGTGTTGTTGACTGCTGTCCAAGAGTAATATATCCTAAACCAACATCCTGAAGTGTTTTTACTTTAGCAAAAATCTTAGGAATCGGCTGGAAGAAATCTACAGCTTCATCAATTGTCATATCCAGTACATCAGAAATAGATTTCCCTTTGTATCTTACTTCTAAGGTTTCTCTGTTGAAACGTTTTCCGTTACAGGTTTCACAATGTACGTAAACATCCGGCAGGAAGTTCATCTCAATAACCTTTAATCCTCCACCCTGGCAGGTTTCGCATCTTCCCCCTTTTACATTGAAAGAGAATCTTCCAGGTTTGTAACCGCGGATCTTACTCTCAGGCAGTTCTGAAAAAAGGTTTCTGATATCCGTAAACATTCCGGTATATGTCGCCGGGTTTGAACGCGGCGTTCTTCCGATCGGCGTCTGGTCTACGTCTACGATTTTATCTATATTTTCAAGACCTTCAATTTTTTTATAAGGTAAGGGCTCTTGGACAGCTCTGTAGAAATGTTTGTTAAGAATCGGATATAATGTTCCGTTAATCAATGAAGATTTCCCGCTTCCAGAAATTCCTGTAACCACCACCAATTTTCCTAGCGGAATATCCAGTGTTACATTTTTAAGATTATTCCCTGTCGCTCCTTTTAATAAAATATTTTTACCGTTTCCTTCTCTTCTTATTTCCGGAACAGCTATTTTTCTTTTCCCATTGATATATTGTGCAGTAATGGTATCTGCTTTCAATAAATCCTTTGGTTTTCCCTGCCAAAGAATCTCACCGCCAAATTTTCCTGCTCTCGGCCCGATATCCAATACCTCATCAGCTTCCAGGATCATATCTTTGTCATGTTCTACAACAAGAACAGAATTCCCAATATCTCTAAGGTTTTTTAAGGATGCGATCAGTCTTTCGTTGTCTCTTTGGTGAAGCCCGATACTTGGTTCATCCAATATATACAGTACATTGACCAATTGAGAGCCGATCTGGGTTGCAAGACGGATTCTTTGAGATTCACCTCCAGAAAGGGTTTTTGAGCTTCTGCTTAAACTTAAATATTCCAATCCTACATCCAGTAAAAACTGAAGACGGGTTTCGATCTCTTTTAAGATCTCATAAGCAATAATTTTATTTTTCTCTGAGAATTTATCTTTTATGTCGTGAAGCCATTCTTTTAAATCTGATAAACTTAAGCCGTTGACCTCAGCAATATTTTTACCGTCAATTTTAAAACTTAAGCTGCCGGGCTGAAGACGTGTTCCGCCGCATTCAGGACAGGTTTCTTCTGTTGTGAAATGTCTTTCCAGCAAAACACCTTCATAAGATTCTTTTTCTTCAATAATTTCATCCATAAATGGAATCAATCCGTCGAAGCTTATCTTAATTTTCTTAGCAATTCCAGCGTACTTAAGATCTTTATTGAATTCTTTGTGACAGCCGTTGTAAATATAATCCAGTGCTTCTTCCGGAACATCCTTTAAAGGAGTCGTTAAGTCCAGGCCAAATATTTCCAAGATACTTTTGATCTGCGACAAGATCCATTTGTTGGATTTTATATCCTCTAAAGGCAGCAGTCCTCCCTGGTTAATGGATAATTTTGGATTGTCGATAAAATAATCCTTGTTGATTTGTTTTATTGTTCCCAGCCCCTTACAATTCGGGCAGCTTCCTTTCGGAGAGTTGAAAGAAAATGTATTTGGTTCTGGTAAGGCTAATGAATGTCCTGTTTCAGCATCCATCAAGTTTTTTGAGAAATATTCTATATCTGTACCGCCCAGCTTCTGAATTCCGATAACTCCTTCCCCCATTTCCATCGCAGTTCTCAGCGATTTTTCCATTCTGCTTTCGGAGGCATTTTCACCGATGATCCAGCGGTCGACCACAATATCTATATCGTGGGTTTTGTAACGGTCAAGTTTTAAATCATATTCAATATCCTGAAGGTCTCCGTCAATTCTTGCCTGCCCGTATCCTTTCTTGGCCATCTGCACAAAAAGTTCGTGATAATGACCTTTTCTTGAACGCACTACAGGTGCCATAAGCATTATCTTCTCCCCTTTATAGTTTTCTTTGATGGCATCCAGGATCTGGTCTTCCGTATAGCTTACTAATTTTTTTCCAGTGGATAATGAATACGCATCAGAAACTCTTGCATACAGCAGACGCAGGTAGTCATACAATTCTGTCACTGTTCCTACCGTTGAGCGCGGGTTTTTATTAGTGGTCTTCTGCTCAATAGCAATAACCGGAGAAAGTCCTTCAATTTTATCTACGTCCGGACGCTCCAGTCCTCCTAAAAACTGGCGTGCATAGGCTGAAAATGTTTCAATATAACGGCGCTGGCCTTCTGCAAAAATAGTATCAAAAGCCAATGATGATTTTCCGCTTCCCGAAAGACCGGTGATCACCACTAATTCATTACGTGGAATTTTGACATTAATATTTTTGAGATTGTGCTCTCTGGCTCCGTAAATTTCAATATATTCTGTTGATTTGCTCATAATTTATGGTGATCTTACCTGAAAATCACGACGGTGCAAAATTACGGAATTTTATGAAATTTATGTGTTAAAATATAGATGGAAAATATCTATCAGTATTCTTTTGAATGAATTGAAATATTCTCTGCTAAATTAAAAAAAAACGAATCGGATTCTCTGCTTTATCAGAGGGGCATTCTTGTGTATTTATTTTTTAGTCTAATGTATTTTAAGAACATAAAAAAGACCGGTGCAATTACCGGCCTCTATAGTTTATTGATTTAATTTTCAAAAAAATCTGCATCCTCGTTACTGATCTTCACCAGATACTCTATTCCGTCTATTGCTTTAGTGATGATCTGGTTCCGGAGAATATTGGCTGTATTTTCCCAATACATTCTTCCGTAAAAAGAATAATTCTGCGGAATAATCTCAACTTCAACAGTCCGTACAAATCCTTCTTTAGGTTTATTGCTGATCATAGTTCCTCTTTTCACCCTTACTTCTTTCAATTCATCTTTAAGAATCATTCTGCAGTAATTTTTAACGTCTTCCAGAGAAATGATCTTATCTCTTGTCGTCAGTGCATATTTATACGCCTGAATACTGTCAGTCCCTTTTTGTTCTTCAGCGCCGCCGATAGTTTCAGAGAGAAGGACCAGCGACTGGGATTTCAGCTGATTAGACAATTCGGTTCCGGGACGCATATGATTCGCTAATGTACAGTGCGTGATCCAGAACGAAGCATAGGTGTGGTCTGTTTTTTCAACAGGCTCCATGATCACATAATTTACTTCCTGCCTGATGCTTCTTTTGGCATTATTTACTTTCTGCACCATGGATTTCATCTTATCGGACATTTCTCCCAGCACTCCTTTTACATTATCCCGGTTCAAAAGGGAAAATGCCGCAATTTCATCTCTGGTCAGTTCCAGCACATTTGCGATCATGTCAACAGCATTTCTGTTGGTAAAACGTTCCATTCCTCCTTTTCTTACAGTATAAAGTCCCTTTTTAAGATCATCTGCCGGCGTGAAAGGAATTTCTGTATATCTTCTTCCTTCTCCATCCTGAACTTCATCTACATATAAAAAATGTTCTCCTTCTTCTGTGATCAGGGGAATATTATTTCCCATGATATCTAAACTGTATTCTGTTTTTTTCCAGCCTCTGTTATAGATTGGAAAAGCATTTAATACAAACGAAAAATTATCTAAAATTTCGGCGGAGAACTGCGGTGGAAATTCTAATGTAATCCATAAATAGCGCTTTCCGTCGATCTCCTTTTTAATATCGTCCCGGTCCTCAAGGAAATCTAAATTATCGGGCAGTTTTCCTGCTTCAGAAAATAAACTGTTTGAAATGCCGGTGATCTCAATGAATTTTTGATGATAAATACTTTTAATATCATCTATTGTTTTTGTTTTAATAGACTGCTCATGAAACATCTGCTCATAGCCTTCTGTCTGTTTGCTTTTAATATAAGACAATCCTTCTCTTACAAATAAAGGGTTTGTGTTGCTTGTCACCGTAATGTAGGGCAGCAGCTTATACACAAAATCTAAATGTTCAAAAGCTGGATTTGAACAGAATATACTTAGATATTTAGGAAAATTTTCACTGGTGTATTTCGTGACGTCAATTCCTATGGTTACTTTTCTGTAATCTGACGGTTTCCCCTGAAATCTGGCAACCGGTATTTTATTTAACCTGTCGTCTATACTGTAACAGGTGTTTCCCACAAACATAATTGAAGTCTGCACTTTATTAATCCTTACATTTCCAATGGGGGTAAAAGGGATATTAACCTGTTTATCTGATTCCGACTTTATGGTAGAAGTCATCTGTTTTCTAAAGAAAAATTCCGTGTGCTCCAGCAGTATCTCAGAGGATTCATCTGGTGCAGTAAATGCCACTGAGTGAGCCGGAATGGGATGGGTATAGATAGACGGAGTAAGAAGCTTAGCAAGTTTTTCTAAAATGCGCGCATTTACCGTCTGTATTTCGTTATTAGCTTTAAAAACTTCTGTACTGAATGCATCAATTAACAATTTCACAAAAGGATCCAGAGACTGCGGACTTTTTAATCCCCAGACTTTAGTTGCATTCTGAAGCATTCTTGCTTTTACGGATTCTTTGGAATAAATATTCTGATCTAAATTCATAAATTCTAATTACAATAAATACTTAATCGATCGACATGGGGCTCAAAAATAATTCTGTAGAAAAACTAAACCGTTCTCCTGAATCTTCCATTTTTGCATTGACCGCCACTCTTACTTTCTTTTTTATTTCCGTATGCTCTTTGGTATCATAGTTATGTTCTACAAATTCTATGTGAGCCTGGATCTGTGGCTGTACGATCCTCGGTTCATATTCCTGTATCTGCCTTTTAAGACTTTTAATAAAAATATTTTCCCAGACAGCGCTTGTAACTCCATTATCGAATTCTAAATTCCAAACGTCATTTCCGTAGTTGTCATCATATCTGTTCTCTCCTTTTTTGGTTGTTATCAGCAGCATAATGTTATGGGCTATACTTTCCCCCATTCCGCAGGTGTCTATACTTCCTCCTTCGGACATTAGTGTTGACGGCACAAAAGGCATTCTGTAATTTGGTGTGTCCATAAATCAACTTCTTTATTATTTCATGGTATTTTTCATATAAAACAAAATACCAATTTAAACATTTTCACGAAATAATGAGTTATAACAAAAATAAAAATCTTGTTTGAAATTTACGGCCTTCAAACAAGTCTCAGAGCCGTAAATTCATTTATTCAATACTTCTTACTGTTCTTAACTTCTTATTAAAACTTAATGGTTAAATTTAAAACATTAGAAATTTTAAGAGATTAAAATTAGTAAGAGATTATTTCGTTATTACAATAACAGATTTCAACTTTCAATTAATTATTTTCTTCAGCCTTTTTCCTGCGGTTGATAAAATAATACACCGGAAGTCCGAGCAGCACCATTAAGAATCCCGGCCAGGTATACTGCTGCTTATAGATGAGAAGCAGCATACAAAATCCGGTGCCTATTACTAAATAAAGAACCGGTGTCACTGGATACAGCCAGGTTTTATAAGGCCTTTCAAGATCGGGCTGTTTAAATCTTAAATAGATCACTCCAAAAACCGTAATCATATAGAACAAAACGATCACGAAAGAGATCATGTCTAAAAGGTTCCCGTACTGTCCGCTTAAACATAGTAAAGAAGCCCATACGCCCTGCATCCATAATGCATTGGCCGGAACTTCATTTTTATTGTTTTCCACGGCAGATTTAAAGAAAAGACCGTCTTTTGCCATCGTCTGAAATACTCTTGCTCCTGCCAGGATCAATCCGTTGTTGCATCCAAAAGTAGAGACCATTACCAAAAGGGCAATGATGATTGTTCCTGCACTTCCAAAAATATTCTGGGACGCGGCTACTGCTACCCTGTCATTGGCTGCAAAAGCAATAGAATCTCTGTCTAAAGCATTTAGATAGACATAATTTACAGCCAGATATAAGGTCATTACAGCTGTAGTTCCGTAGATCATAGCTTTTACAACGTTCTTTTTAGGGTTTTCAATTTCTCCGGAAACAAAAGTTACGCTTTCCCAAGCCACAGAACTGAAAACTGATCCTACCATTGCAGCAGCGATCCCTCCCATTAAAGTCATTCCGTCAATAGGCTTCCATTCGGTCTGCTTAAAATTTTGAAAAGCTTTTGTCCCCAAGCTGAAATTTTCAGAAAGATGAGAGTTTTGTACTAAAATAAATCCGGCGGCGATCAATCCTAATAGTGCAATGATCTTAGAGGCCGTAAAAATATTCTGAAGGAGTTTACCGCTTTGTACCCCTCTCGTATTGATATAAGTAAGCAAAAGAATGATTACAATTGCTAAGATCTGTATCCATGTGATTTGAAATTCTCCGCTTTTAAAAATAGGTGCGGCATCATTAAGAAACGGAACAAGATAGGCAGTAAACTTACCAAAGGCCATCGCAACTGCAGCAATAGTCCCGGTCTGAATTACCGTAAATAATCCCCATCCATAGAGAAAGCCCATTTTTTTACCGAAAATCTCTGTAAGATACGTGTACTGTCCGCCTGCTTTTGGAAACAAAGCAGAAAGCTCACCGTAACTTATCGCCGCAGCCACTGTCATTACTGCGGTAATAATCCAGACCACTACCAGCCAGTATCCTGAACCCAGGTTCCGCATCATATCTGCACTTACAATGAAGATTCCGCTTCCTATCATAGAACCCATTACAAGCATAACGGCGTCCCAAAGTTTTAGTTTTTTCTGCATAGTTTTTATAGAGAATCCAAATATAAACAAATATGCATTCGATTTTGAATTTTGTTTATATTTTCGAAATCTATATGTTTTTTATCAAGTTTTTATCAATTATTAATTCGATTTTTATTATTATTTTTGGGAAAAATATTAAAAATGAAATTCAAGGCTATATTATTTGCAGCTGCCGTAAGTGTTTCCACTTTAGCATTCGCACAAGAGACATCACAGAAGAAATTTTCTCCGCCGGCAGGAAATGCAGTAATAGGAGATACTTATGGAGCTGGGGTAGCTTCTACATCTGAATCGCAGGCTATTACTGTTGAAAAATTAGGAAAGAAGCTTAAAAAGGAAAATAAAAAAGTTGAAAACGTAGCGATCAAAGGAAAAGTAACTGATGTATGCGAGAAAAAAGGATGCTGGTTAACTATCCAGACTGACGACAATTCTCAGTTTTTCGTAAAAATGAAAGACTATGCATTCTTCGTTCCTACTTCTTTAAAAGGTAAAAATGTAGTTTTAGAAGGAAGCGCCGAAAGAAAAGTAACTTCAATTGACGAACAGAAACACTACGCTGAAGATGCTAAAAAGCCGCAGTCTGAAATCGACGCTATCAAAACACCGAAAGAAGAAATAAGATTTGTAGCCAACGGAATTAAGGTAGTAAATTAATAAACGAACTGTCATTTTGAAAAGGACAGCAGAATCCTTGAGATTGATCTGAAATGACAAAAATTGATAAACAAAAAGCGGAACCTATTGTTCCGCTTTTTTTAGTCTTCAATTCTAAAACTGACCTGGGTGTCTAATTTTGGATATTTAGTTTTAGAAATAAATTTCTTTCCGGTACAATC
Coding sequences:
- a CDS encoding DUF4286 family protein — translated: MKDNIEEWENYMDESLVLMAENLIDVDKYILSEVHSDYIEDGKNYNLLLIFDNDELRTDFIESELVNIAEIIEKKFGENIMIFNTFLNPKKSRF
- a CDS encoding YetF domain-containing protein, giving the protein MNPILDVVVRSLCVYLFMVIAIRLFGKNQLSQLNAGDVVLLLLISNAVQNAMVGQDTSLQGGLIAALVLFAANFVLKRLMFSNRSFETFMESDPVILIRDGVIDEKALNKVKITKDELEEAIREHGVGTIADVKLSVLEVDGNISVVSEDEKNKQTHYSRIKRKNKRKYH
- a CDS encoding type VI secretion system baseplate subunit TssF, which gives rise to MNLDQNIYSKESVKARMLQNATKVWGLKSPQSLDPFVKLLIDAFSTEVFKANNEIQTVNARILEKLAKLLTPSIYTHPIPAHSVAFTAPDESSEILLEHTEFFFRKQMTSTIKSESDKQVNIPFTPIGNVRINKVQTSIMFVGNTCYSIDDRLNKIPVARFQGKPSDYRKVTIGIDVTKYTSENFPKYLSIFCSNPAFEHLDFVYKLLPYITVTSNTNPLFVREGLSYIKSKQTEGYEQMFHEQSIKTKTIDDIKSIYHQKFIEITGISNSLFSEAGKLPDNLDFLEDRDDIKKEIDGKRYLWITLEFPPQFSAEILDNFSFVLNAFPIYNRGWKKTEYSLDIMGNNIPLITEEGEHFLYVDEVQDGEGRRYTEIPFTPADDLKKGLYTVRKGGMERFTNRNAVDMIANVLELTRDEIAAFSLLNRDNVKGVLGEMSDKMKSMVQKVNNAKRSIRQEVNYVIMEPVEKTDHTYASFWITHCTLANHMRPGTELSNQLKSQSLVLLSETIGGAEEQKGTDSIQAYKYALTTRDKIISLEDVKNYCRMILKDELKEVRVKRGTMISNKPKEGFVRTVEVEIIPQNYSFYGRMYWENTANILRNQIITKAIDGIEYLVKISNEDADFFEN
- the gyrA gene encoding DNA gyrase subunit A, translated to MQKEGERLIPINIVDEMKSSYIDYSMSVIVSRALPDVRDGLKPVHRRVLYGMYGLGVFSNRKYLKSARIVGDVLGKYHPHGDSSVYDAMVRMAQPWSLRYPQVDGQGNFGSMDGDPPAAMRYTEARLKKISDDILSDLDKETVDFQNNFDDSMTEPTVLPTKIPNLLVNGTSGIAVGMATNMAPHNLSEAVDAIAAYIDNKDITIDELMQHIIAPDFPTGGIIYGYDGVRDAFHTGRGRVVLRAKVSFEEIGNRNAIIVTEIPYQVNKAEMIARTAELVKDDKIPGIYEIRDESDRKGLRIVYELKNDAIPNVVLNMLYKYTSLQTSFSVNNIALVHGRPEQLNLKDIIHHFVDHRHEVIIRRTQYELKKAKERAHILEGFMKVIGTQDSLDKAIAIIRHSSTPQQAKEGIIQEFDLSEIQAQAILDLRLARLTGMELDKIRDEYDAIMKEISNLEDILANESRRYDIIKEELAEVKEKYGDERRTEIDYSGGEMSIEDIIPNDSVVLTISHAGYVKRTSLSEYKIQSRGGVGNRAATTRDEDFLEYIVSATNHQYMLFFTEKGKCYWLRVFEIPEGSKTAKGRAVQNLINIEPDDKIKAYIRTNDLKDTEYINQMSVVMITKNGTIKKTSLEAYSRPRVNGINAIEIRDNDQLLGAWLTNGTSQIMIATKNGKCIRFPEEKVREVGRGSIGVRGITMEDNDEVIGMIVVNDVDNETVLVVSEKGYGKRTAVEDYRITNRGGKGVITLNITEKTGNLIAIQNVTDEDGLMIINKSGVAIRMNMDEMRVMGRNTQGVKMINLKKNDEIAAIAKVEMDKDVEEVEEIEGGAETVDNNNPELDNEAPQVENETSAEETGNSDSEE
- the uvrA gene encoding excinuclease ABC subunit UvrA; protein product: MSKSTEYIEIYGAREHNLKNINVKIPRNELVVITGLSGSGKSSLAFDTIFAEGQRRYIETFSAYARQFLGGLERPDVDKIEGLSPVIAIEQKTTNKNPRSTVGTVTELYDYLRLLYARVSDAYSLSTGKKLVSYTEDQILDAIKENYKGEKIMLMAPVVRSRKGHYHELFVQMAKKGYGQARIDGDLQDIEYDLKLDRYKTHDIDIVVDRWIIGENASESRMEKSLRTAMEMGEGVIGIQKLGGTDIEYFSKNLMDAETGHSLALPEPNTFSFNSPKGSCPNCKGLGTIKQINKDYFIDNPKLSINQGGLLPLEDIKSNKWILSQIKSILEIFGLDLTTPLKDVPEEALDYIYNGCHKEFNKDLKYAGIAKKIKISFDGLIPFMDEIIEEKESYEGVLLERHFTTEETCPECGGTRLQPGSLSFKIDGKNIAEVNGLSLSDLKEWLHDIKDKFSEKNKIIAYEILKEIETRLQFLLDVGLEYLSLSRSSKTLSGGESQRIRLATQIGSQLVNVLYILDEPSIGLHQRDNERLIASLKNLRDIGNSVLVVEHDKDMILEADEVLDIGPRAGKFGGEILWQGKPKDLLKADTITAQYINGKRKIAVPEIRREGNGKNILLKGATGNNLKNVTLDIPLGKLVVVTGISGSGKSSLINGTLYPILNKHFYRAVQEPLPYKKIEGLENIDKIVDVDQTPIGRTPRSNPATYTGMFTDIRNLFSELPESKIRGYKPGRFSFNVKGGRCETCQGGGLKVIEMNFLPDVYVHCETCNGKRFNRETLEVRYKGKSISDVLDMTIDEAVDFFQPIPKIFAKVKTLQDVGLGYITLGQQSTTLSGGEAQRIKLATELSKRQTGNTLYILDEPTTGLHFEDVKILMEAINQLVELGNSFIIIEHNMDVIKLADHVIDVGPEGGKYGGQIIAQGTPEEIVKSKKSLTGKFLKRELE
- a CDS encoding GNAT family N-acetyltransferase; this translates as MNYEIREMLPNDEAKVLEIFQQGIDGGIATFEKEAPNSEVWNTEFFNDCRWVLENEDSEVIGWCALKPVSKRECFKGVAEVSIYFDNKYQGLGLGSVLLKKMILDSENHGFWTLQSNIFPENEGSIKFHQKNGFRTVGIRKKVGKLNGEWKDIVMLEKRSETVGID
- a CDS encoding protein with bacteriocin-type signal sequence; this encodes MKNVKKLNREGLRSVYGGEPKKYCVYCERLNKTVCSEVPIAQCP